From the Moorena sp. SIOASIH genome, the window CCCGATCGACTCGACAGCCTTTAATAAAGTAAGATTAGAACTTTCTTGATAATCGAAGTGCGTGGCGTGGACTAGTACCGGTTCGCTGTGCAATTCCGTAAAGTTGTGGAACATTAAAACGTTACGGCACAGGCGATGGGTACGAATTTCAAACCCGGCATGATAGGTGGAAAATGGGTCTTTGCGACTTTTCCATTCTCCAATTGAATAAGTATAGGGTTTAGTCTTATTGCTTGGGTCGATCTGGTACTCACCATAGTCAAAGACTACTTCAAAATGCCACTCAACACTACTCAGGTTATCTCCTGGTTGTGGTTGCAGCGGTTGGTAGTTACCATACTGAATCTTTTCTAGATATTTATTAGCTGTTTGCGTCCGGTTTACTTCGTAAATCTCTTGGGTAAAACCCTCGGTATTTTCTGGTTTATATTTATAGACAATACAATTTCCTTTAGCATCAAAGCTCTCTTCTAGCAACCATGCAAAGACGTGATTTTCGTTGTCCGGGTCAGAGATTCTGGCTTGAGCCGTTTTACCATATCTACTGGTGATGTTATCCTTACTTATTACCTGCCAATAGGATGCTCCTGTACTGCGATCGCACCACTGTTCAATTTTGGCAAATAACCCTTCAGTGCGAGGCTGGTAGCTAGTAATCTCGTAATTGTCTTGAGTTCGGTTACCTACTGGTACCAAGTCATCAGCATTGGAGAGAATGAAGGTATCAGTGCCATCGTATTTGGGCAGTCCTTTCGAGGTTTTGCGGGAAATATTAGGAATAGCTAGAGCAAACCCCAAACCAAAAGTCCCATTTCCTGAACCGGAACTATACTGAACACTCAACTGCGGTTCAAAACCCCGGCAAGGAGTTGTCGGAATCGGAATAGATAGGCCAGCCGTGCCTGTAAACTCGTTAGCCTGAAACGTTTCTCCAATGCCCTGAATCGCTCCTCCGCCTTTGGGTAAAGACAGTTGGTTTGTGGTTATTTTGCTATTTTCCATAACACCTTCATGACCGAATTATTGATGACCAAAGTAATGGTTAGTAACTATTTCCAATCAGCGAACTGATGTGATCTGCCCTAGCTCCTGAGCAGCAAGCAGTAAGCATTAAGCCGTTGGCCAAGGCCAAAGGCCACGCTACGCGAATGGCCACGCGTGCGCGTTCAGCTGTCAGCTTTGTGGCACAGGCTTCGACGCTGTGACTGTGACTATTAAACTAATGCTTACCTCTTGCTTTATTCAAAAGCTGTTCGGTGTAGCGTGCCTATAAGCTTTAAGCTGATAGCTTAAAGCTTACCCTGATGAGCAAACCTCAAAAATACAGTATTAACAATGACTTTAGCACCAAAAAAATCATGTTTGAAAGGATGCCATCGGCTAGCATCCTCCAACCACTGCCTGTTGATTTTACCTAGAAAATGGCATTCATTACTTCCGAAACCAAAACCCTGGGATGGCGTCGTACGGGCTTGGCTCTGGGTATGAGTGTCAACAGCAATTGCCACTGGCGATCGCTGACATTTATCCTAGGATTGTTGGCTAATTTCCCTGTTTTTTGGCTTTACTTGTGCCTCTCAACTTTACCTGAGCACTGAAACACAAGCTTTTTTTTATTTTTTGTTGTTCGGCTCTATTTCTGCCTCTCAACTTTACCTGAGCACCTTTTCAAATAGGCTTTTGTAAATGCAACCTTATTTAAGGTATCAAATAATTTTTGATCAAGATGATTTTTTAACAAAACGTTACATTTAATTTTGTTCAGGGTAAAACCATCTCAAAGTACTTGACAACATCCCTGAGTTGTGATCTATTTAATTTATATCCTTTCCATTTGAGAAAAATTTCGATGCGTTCTCAAGGGTACTTGACAAACTCCCTGAGTTTTTAACTATTTAATTTCTATCCTTTCCAAAGGAATCGTACACAACGATTTAGGGCGCTTGACCCATTAAGAATTAAATGCGCCACGGGTCGCACCTTTTGCTGCTTGTATGAATGTCAAACACCTTAATGCCTAGTGCTATAACTGCTCAAGTCTGTTTTTTCCCGTACCGGAAGTGCCCCAGAATGCGTACGCTTCCCAACAGAATTCCGTAACTTATATACTACTTTTTGAAGCATCGCTCTTGTCATCGCATGCATCGGGAGCAGGTGAAATTTGCCGAACAAATGAACTACTTGACAAAACCACAAAAATGCTGTAAAGGAGCAGGTATTAGTTGCAGAACAGATCAACTATTTACCATTAGAGCAAGCAATTACCCATGAGGGGGCTATAGAAAAAGTAAAAATATTCGGCTATTGTGACCGGGAGCTTGTCTTAGTTGCTGAAACATTAGTACTATGTCCCATTAGCGGAAGCAATTACCCATGAGGGGGCTCTAGATAATGTACAAATATTCATCCAGGACTAGCTCCCCCTATTACCTATTACCTATTACCTATTACCTATTCCCCAAATTTAGTACTAATGTTGCTGCATAAGTGACATGCTCCCATTGTGACCTGCTCCCCCTATTACCTATTACCCATCACCCATTCCCCATTCCCCATTCCCCATTCCCCATTCCCCATTCCCCATTCCCTAGATTTAGTACTAATGTTGCTGCATAAGTGACATGCTCCCTCTTTCGCCTTTGTCCAGTTCGTCGAACTCACGTTAAAATAATAAGGATTAAGGTAGCGAAAGAGTATTATTTTAAATAATTAGTGTAAGCATTCAGCAGTCAGCAGTCAGCCGTCAGCTTTGTGGCATAGGCTTAATGTTTGTGGCACAGGCTTCGACGCTGTGACATAACTCAGATTAAACTTTTGCTTACTTGTTGTCTTGATCCCAAGCGCGAGTGGTTTTAGGTCTGTGTGGGTCACGTGCGAGCACCGCTGTTTGCCCCGTGGAAACCACGGCAGTTGCTCATGGGGGGAACCCCCTTTGGTCGCACTGCCTCCCCTGTTCCGAAGCTGCATCGCTTGTTCAAAAGCTGATAGCTGATAGCTGATAGCTGAATGCTTACTAATTAGTTAACTAGTTAACTGAGGTTGTTGTTATGGCAATTGATCGGGTACCTGGCGTTTATGTAATCTCTCAAGATGAGGTTGGAATTGTCTATAAAAAGTTTGGTAGTCCTTTACCATCTAATCGTCAAATTGCTCTTAATGGAGAAATGGGTTGGCAGGTTGATACTCTTGGTCCTGGACGACATTTCCGCTCTAGGTTGACCTATAAAGTTTTCAAACAAAAGGCTATACAGATTGATAAAGATGAAATTGGATTAGTAACAGCCAACGATGGTGCTTCTCTTCCCACAGGTAAAATGTTTGGTAAAGTTGTCGAAGAATGTGATGACTTTCAAGATGGTCGTGCTTTTATCAACAATGGTGGTCAACGGGGTAGGCAGTTAGGTATTTTAAGAAATGGTATTTATCGGATTAATACTCAACTTTTTTCTGTTGAAATAAGGCCAATTACTCATATTAATGACTATGAAATTGGCTTAGTAGAAGCGAAAGATGGCAAGCCACTTCCGATTGGAAAAACCTTTGGTGATGCTGTTGAATGCAAAAATTTTGAGGATGCTCAAGCATTTATTAATAATGGAGGATATAGGAGCCAACAGTTAAAGATTCTTACTACTGGCAAATACGCAATTAATACAGAACTTTTCAAAATTAAGAGAGTTGAACTTATCAAAATTGGAGTTAATGAAGTAGGGTTAGTGGAAGCAAGGGATGGTGAGCCACTTCCACTTGGTCAGAACTTTGGTAAAGTTGTTGAATGTGGCACTTTTCAGGACGCTGAAGCATTTATCAAAAACGGCGGTCAACAAGGGAACCAATTAGCAATTATTCCTCCTGGAATTCACTACATTAATACAGAGTTGTTTAAAGTTCACAATGTCCCAGTAATTAATATTCGCTCAGGGGAGATAGGGCTAGTTATTGCTCAAGATGGTGCTGAATTACCACCAGGACAAATACTAGCTAAAGCTGTAGATTGCGATAATTTTCAGAATGCTGAAGCCTTTGTCAAAAACGGTGGTCAACAAGGTAAACAGCGAGCAATTATTACTGAAGGTTACTATAGAATAAACACTGAACTATTTACAGTAGTTACTACTGACAATGCCAAGCAATATGGACTGAATCCAGAACAATTAAAAGTTTACAGAGTTGAATCAGGTAAAATTGGTATTGTTACCACTTTTGATGGTAAGCCCTTACCAGGAGGGGACATTGCGGGACCAGTTATTGAGGGACATAATAAGTTTCAGGAGCCACAGGAGTTTATTGATAAAGGTGGCTATCGAGGTTTACAAGAAGAATTTATCGAAGAAGGTTTTTGGAGTTTAAATCCTTGGTTTGTGGAAGTTGAACAAGTTCCTTTAACTAATATTAAATCTGGAACAGTTGGAGTTTTAATTTCAAATGTTGGTAAGAATAGCCAAGCAAATCAAGAGCAAACTACTTATGGTTCTCAGTTTAATATCGGGTATAAAGGGATTCAGAACATACCAATAGAAGCTGGAACACATCCTATCAATACAAGAGTGAAAAGTATAGTAATAGTTCCTGTCCATGAAATAACTTTGGACTGGAGGACAGATAAAAATAAACCAGCAACCAACTACGATTATAATTTGGAAACCTTAAAGCTTCGCTCAAAAGATGGCTTTATTTTGAATCTTGAAGTCACACAGGTTATTAATATTTCTCCCAAAAATTCCCCTAAAATGATATCTCGTGTGGGTTCACCAAATGCTAATAGTTATAAGCAAGTTGAGGAACAAGGAGGAGTTCTTAGCTGCTTGTCTAATGGTGCGGTTAAATATAGCTCCATTAAAAACCTTGTGAATAGGGTATTAGAACCGATGGTTGATAATTACTTCCGTAATTCTGCTCAAGAATATAATGTCTTAGACTTCTTACAACAACGGGATCAAATCCAGGAACGAGCTACAGAACATATCAAAAGTGCTCTTAATGCTTATGGTGTTGAAGCGGTTGGTACTTTTATCAACGAAATTGGCTTACCAGCTGAACTTCAACACCTAATACAGGCTCCAACAATTAAAGATAATTTAAATTCACTAGAAAAATTCTTGCTATGGTCTGCTGGTGCAGATCATGATATTTTGGCACAAAAAGAATGTTTGACAGAACGATATAAATATACAGCAATTGGGACCACGGTTTTGCTAACATCAACAACGGCTATTTTTTCCGGTGGTTATGCTATTTTTACAGTATTCGGTTCTGTAGCAGCTTCTTGTGTAGGAGGAACTTTTTGGAGTTTTATAGTTTTTAACTTAGATCGTTTTTTAA encodes:
- a CDS encoding DUF4407 domain-containing protein, with the protein product MAIDRVPGVYVISQDEVGIVYKKFGSPLPSNRQIALNGEMGWQVDTLGPGRHFRSRLTYKVFKQKAIQIDKDEIGLVTANDGASLPTGKMFGKVVEECDDFQDGRAFINNGGQRGRQLGILRNGIYRINTQLFSVEIRPITHINDYEIGLVEAKDGKPLPIGKTFGDAVECKNFEDAQAFINNGGYRSQQLKILTTGKYAINTELFKIKRVELIKIGVNEVGLVEARDGEPLPLGQNFGKVVECGTFQDAEAFIKNGGQQGNQLAIIPPGIHYINTELFKVHNVPVINIRSGEIGLVIAQDGAELPPGQILAKAVDCDNFQNAEAFVKNGGQQGKQRAIITEGYYRINTELFTVVTTDNAKQYGLNPEQLKVYRVESGKIGIVTTFDGKPLPGGDIAGPVIEGHNKFQEPQEFIDKGGYRGLQEEFIEEGFWSLNPWFVEVEQVPLTNIKSGTVGVLISNVGKNSQANQEQTTYGSQFNIGYKGIQNIPIEAGTHPINTRVKSIVIVPVHEITLDWRTDKNKPATNYDYNLETLKLRSKDGFILNLEVTQVINISPKNSPKMISRVGSPNANSYKQVEEQGGVLSCLSNGAVKYSSIKNLVNRVLEPMVDNYFRNSAQEYNVLDFLQQRDQIQERATEHIKSALNAYGVEAVGTFINEIGLPAELQHLIQAPTIKDNLNSLEKFLLWSAGADHDILAQKECLTERYKYTAIGTTVLLTSTTAIFSGGYAIFTVFGSVAASCVGGTFWSFIVFNLDRFLILSSKRRKSDSNSNLPFIAATSLRLLIALLLSFVVAKPLELRLFEKEINQKIKQNKNEIREEKINEPIKELEQEIKELNKEKDKYKNEWKDAENVANAEAEGTQGTGQFGKGIVYQDKRNYADEIKQKFIELDNKVKDKEEKIDKLRQERNLILQSPESNLEQLNQEQIDKESDGFLARLVALEELSKDDPNIRNINWLITALFVTIEISPILVKLLSGKGPYDYLLEQKESQENYNEYFRIKKEQRLLLSEELSKKYMKKINDFEQ